In one window of Denticeps clupeoides chromosome 2, fDenClu1.1, whole genome shotgun sequence DNA:
- the mfsd13a gene encoding transmembrane protein 180, whose translation MVARTWCWAQGVSTALLYGSLSLFVSVLHNVFLLYYVETFVSIYKIDKLSFWVGETVFLIWNSLNDPLFGWLSDRSFLSSPQVGPQISTPEVVLKRLKALSKYAPLFAVSFLAFWVSWARPGLQFLVCLCLYDGFLTVVDLNHNALLADLAVSAHDRTQLNFHSSLFSALGSLSVFLSYFFWDKEDFFSFRLFCVMLAGLSVIGFGVVLRLLRLRFQSEVRQRQDESEALKELCVGQAPLVPAEKAVTLGEYLKQLSRHSNFIWFASMNLVQVFHCHFNSNFFPLFLEHLLSDQISASTGSFLLGISYIAPHVNNMYFVTLCRRLGVYQVVRWLFVLKLVLSMAMMLAGPNHIYLLCIFIASNRVFTEGTCKLLNLVISDLVDEDFVLNRRQQAASALLFGMVALVTKPGQTFAPLIGTWLLCVYTGYDIFERDPVKDSVTAVGVSGSALSLSLRQGCFYLLVFVPITCAFLQLLAWSRFTLHGRRLQGIKAQRQGAHPGPLVDVKTI comes from the exons ATGGTGGCGAGGACGTGGTGCTGGGCTCAGGGGGTCTCCACTGCACTGCTCTATGGCTCCCTGTCTCTCTTCGTGTCCGTCCTGCACAACGTCTTCTTGCTGTATTATGTGGAGACGTTCGTGTCGATCTACAAAATTGACAAGTTGTCGTTCTGGGTGGGTGAG ACTGTTTTTCTAATCTGGAACAGCCTGAATGACCCTCTGTTTGGCTGGCTGAGCGACCGATCTTTCCTCAGTTCTCCTCA GGTGGGACCCCAGATCTCGACCCCAGAGGTGGTGCTAAAACGGCTGAAGGCTCTTTCCAAGTATGCCCCCCTCTTTGCTGTGTCTTTCCTGGCTTTCTGGGTGTCGTGGGCTCGTCCGGGTCTCCAGTTCCTCGTGTGTCTGTGCCTTTATGACGGCTTCCTCACCGTCGTCGACCTCAACCACAACGCCCTTTTGGCGGACTTGGCCGTGTCGGCCCACGACCGGACGCAGCTCAACTTCCACAGCTCCCTGTTCAGCGCACTGGGGTCGCTCTCAGTCTTCCTGTCCTACTTCTTCTGGGACAAAGAAGACTTCTTCTCCTTCAGGCTCTTCTGCGTGATGCTGGCCGGCCTGTCCGTGATTGGCTTCGGGGTGGTGCTGCGACTGCTGCGGTTACGTTTCCAGAGCGAAGTTCGCCAGAGACAGGATGAGAGCGAAGCGCTTAAGGA GCTGTGTGTTGGCCAGGCCCCCCTGGTTCCAGCAGAGAAAGCGGTCACTCTCGGGGAGTATCTGAAGCAGCTGTCTCGCCACAGCAACTTTATTTGGTTTGCATCTATGAACCTTGTCCAG GTATTTCACTGCCATTTCAACAGTAACTTCTTCCCTCTGTTCCTGGAGCATCTCCTGTCTGACCAGATCTCTGCCTCCACCGGCTCCTTCCTGCTGG GCATTTCCTACATCGCCCCTCATGTGAACAACATGTATTTTGTGACTCTGTGCCGGCGGCTGGGCGTGTACCAGGTGGTTCGCTGGCTCTTCGTCCTGAAGCTGGTCCTCAGCATGGCCATGATGCTGGCTGGCCCAAACCACATCTACCTGCTTTGTATCTTCATCGCCAG taATCGGGTGTTCACCGAGGGGACGTGTAAGTTACTGAACCTGGTCATCAGTGACCTGGTGGACGAAGACTTTGTTCTCAACAGACGACAGCAGGCGGCCTCAGCATTGCTCTTTGGGATGGTTGCCCTGGTGACCAAGCCTGGACAGACCTTTGCCCCTCTGATTGGCACCTGGCTGCTATGTGTTTACACAG GTTATGACATCTTTGAGCGGGACCCCGTGAAGGACTCCGTGACCGCGGTGGGCGTGTCAGGCTCcgccctctctctttccctgcGCCAGGGCTGCTTCTACCTGCTGGTGTTTGTGCCAATTACCTGTGCCTTTTTGCAGCTgctggcgtggtcccgcttcACACTGCACGGCCGCAGGCTACAGGGCATCAAGGCCCAGCGCCAGGGCGCACACCCTGGACCCCTCGTCGATGTCAAGACCATCTGA